From Pseudanabaena sp. PCC 6802, one genomic window encodes:
- a CDS encoding Gfo/Idh/MocA family protein, translated as MTLKVAIAGAGHIANVHAKAVTNQGCEVVALIEKFPDKAAAFAQKFHIRHQYSTLEAALAEAKFDALVIGTPNFLHASQAIAALNAGVPVMVEKPMAMNAIEGEQMLAASLKSGTVLMVAHCWRFDEEVLWLRAQTDKLGKIVRTKSYGVHTHWGPGGWFVQKEFAGGGAIADIGIHALDTARFLLGDPQPVSVFAQIGTHYQDFDVDDTGLIIVNWDSGATSYIESGWWQPYADGPQASTQLYGTQGFGQLFPTRLLLPNPKPQKSFTQFLPSRLRSRLRSKEVVEVKSGFQFPRKAHYPQSMYDRQMAHFFKCIQANCNPISEAVGGAINMKVIDAAYESAKTGKAIELSRIAQSNFEKLSNRM; from the coding sequence ATGACACTCAAAGTTGCAATTGCTGGGGCAGGACATATTGCTAACGTTCATGCCAAGGCTGTTACCAATCAGGGATGTGAAGTGGTAGCATTGATTGAAAAATTTCCAGACAAAGCTGCCGCTTTTGCCCAAAAGTTCCACATAAGACACCAATATTCCACATTAGAAGCAGCACTAGCTGAGGCAAAGTTTGACGCTTTAGTTATTGGTACCCCTAATTTCTTGCACGCTTCACAGGCGATCGCTGCTCTCAATGCTGGAGTGCCAGTGATGGTCGAAAAGCCAATGGCAATGAACGCTATTGAGGGCGAGCAAATGTTAGCGGCAAGCCTGAAATCAGGCACGGTGCTGATGGTAGCGCACTGCTGGCGCTTTGATGAAGAGGTACTATGGCTCAGAGCGCAGACTGATAAATTGGGTAAGATCGTCCGTACGAAGAGTTACGGCGTGCATACCCACTGGGGGCCAGGCGGTTGGTTCGTCCAGAAAGAATTTGCTGGGGGTGGTGCAATCGCGGATATAGGTATCCACGCACTCGATACAGCACGTTTCTTGCTCGGCGACCCGCAGCCTGTAAGCGTGTTTGCCCAGATTGGCACGCATTACCAGGATTTCGACGTGGACGACACTGGTCTTATCATCGTCAATTGGGATAGCGGTGCCACTTCGTATATCGAATCAGGCTGGTGGCAGCCTTATGCCGATGGGCCACAAGCCAGTACGCAGCTCTATGGAACGCAGGGTTTTGGCCAGCTCTTTCCCACTCGGTTGCTGCTTCCCAACCCGAAACCACAAAAAAGTTTTACTCAATTCCTTCCCAGTCGCCTGCGGTCGAGGCTAAGGAGTAAAGAAGTAGTGGAGGTTAAATCTGGTTTTCAGTTCCCACGCAAAGCACATTATCCACAGTCTATGTACGATCGACAGATGGCACATTTTTTTAAATGCATTCAAGCCAATTGCAATCCTATCTCCGAAGCAGTAGGCGGAGCAATTAACATGAAGGTTATTGATGCAGCTTATGAGAGCGCAAAAACGGGGAAAGCGATCGAGCTTTCTAGAATTGCACAGAGTAATTTTGAAAAATTATCGAACAGGATGTAA
- a CDS encoding glycosyltransferase translates to MGQFIHFFLTKFNVRSFPELKPGCDPIWLNRRFELFDKFCFPSVRSQSNQNFKWLVFFDIDTPEPFKQKISEYVQTWGNFVPVYLDCPLPYGEFPDEVRKVVSQYIPADCEYLITTWLDNDDAIHKDYVQMIQDNFDCQDGETLNFFFGYQLAEGRLYFDFELANHFISLIEKYNPESFNTCLCRPHKELYRVCKSAKKIFCKPVWVEVVHNSNYMNVYRKGFRVPPGDILDEFSIKVEKKNDRAIPFLLEQAKIAVFFPYYFLRKVFLRVKHKQLEELTMSRFEFKNY, encoded by the coding sequence ATGGGACAGTTTATTCACTTCTTTCTCACCAAATTCAATGTCAGAAGTTTCCCGGAGCTGAAACCTGGCTGCGATCCTATCTGGCTTAATAGAAGGTTTGAACTGTTTGACAAGTTCTGCTTTCCATCCGTCCGCAGCCAGTCCAATCAAAATTTCAAGTGGTTGGTTTTCTTTGACATTGACACACCAGAGCCTTTTAAACAAAAAATATCAGAATACGTTCAAACATGGGGAAATTTTGTGCCAGTCTATCTTGACTGCCCATTACCCTATGGGGAATTTCCTGACGAGGTGAGGAAGGTAGTCAGTCAATACATTCCTGCTGATTGTGAATACCTGATTACAACCTGGCTTGATAACGACGATGCTATCCATAAAGATTACGTCCAAATGATTCAGGACAATTTCGATTGCCAGGATGGAGAAACTTTGAATTTCTTCTTTGGTTACCAGTTAGCTGAAGGCAGGCTTTACTTTGATTTTGAGCTTGCCAACCACTTCATTAGTTTAATTGAAAAATATAACCCGGAATCATTTAATACTTGCCTTTGCAGACCGCACAAGGAGCTATATAGGGTATGCAAATCTGCTAAGAAGATATTTTGCAAGCCAGTTTGGGTTGAAGTTGTCCATAACTCCAACTATATGAATGTTTATCGCAAAGGTTTTCGCGTACCACCTGGAGACATTTTAGATGAATTTTCGATTAAGGTAGAGAAGAAGAACGATCGCGCAATTCCATTTCTGCTCGAACAAGCTAAAATTGCAGTTTTCTTCCCCTACTACTTCCTTAGAAAGGTCTTTCTAAGAGTCAAGCACAAACAGCTTGAGGAGTTGACTATGAGTCGCTTCGAATTTAAGAACTATTGA
- a CDS encoding NAD-dependent epimerase/dehydratase family protein, translated as MKIGIVGANGFVGNRAVEILHLEGNEVRPIVRSAASIDRLTQKNLDCRIAGAFDRAALEAAFKGCDVIVHSILGSPGLIRGSIAPAYEAAQRAGVRRIIYLSSMIVHRSAPAVGTTEASPFVEDQPFPAHSAKIYAERKLLELRKNGSVEVVIFRPGIVFGPRSRWVIDLANQLSQGTAYFINEGKGICNSVYIDNLIHAIRLAMTVPEADGEAFFVGDRERVTWFEFYRPFAEAFGVDPTQIPHLNAPEFNHSWKQQVKDTLWNSQVVQKVLAAVSDDLKQKIKSAIPKRNKRTIEIEPFQQAETKPQPVVTEMMAELQQSQYKLPFSKAEKILGYEPIISFDEGCRRSIKWLAETKQFHQLLKLVEID; from the coding sequence ATGAAGATTGGTATTGTAGGAGCCAACGGATTTGTTGGCAATCGGGCTGTTGAAATACTTCATCTTGAAGGAAACGAAGTGCGCCCGATCGTAAGGTCTGCTGCCAGTATCGATCGCCTGACGCAAAAAAACTTAGACTGTCGCATTGCGGGTGCCTTCGATCGAGCTGCACTAGAAGCAGCATTTAAAGGCTGCGATGTTATAGTACACTCAATTTTAGGCAGTCCTGGATTGATTCGCGGTAGCATTGCCCCTGCCTATGAAGCTGCCCAGCGAGCTGGAGTTCGTCGCATTATCTACTTAAGCTCGATGATCGTCCATCGTTCTGCGCCAGCCGTCGGTACTACCGAAGCCAGCCCCTTTGTGGAAGATCAGCCTTTCCCTGCTCATTCTGCCAAAATCTATGCAGAGCGCAAACTATTGGAATTGCGAAAAAATGGTTCTGTAGAGGTTGTAATCTTTAGACCCGGAATTGTATTTGGACCGCGATCGAGATGGGTCATAGATCTGGCAAATCAACTTTCTCAGGGCACAGCATACTTTATCAATGAAGGTAAAGGCATTTGTAATAGCGTCTACATCGATAATCTCATTCATGCAATTCGATTAGCGATGACGGTGCCAGAAGCGGATGGGGAAGCATTTTTTGTGGGCGATCGCGAGCGTGTTACGTGGTTCGAGTTCTATCGTCCTTTTGCCGAAGCTTTTGGAGTCGATCCAACGCAAATTCCGCATCTGAATGCCCCTGAGTTTAACCATAGCTGGAAGCAACAAGTTAAGGATACACTTTGGAACTCACAAGTTGTGCAAAAAGTTTTAGCAGCAGTATCTGACGATCTGAAGCAAAAAATTAAGTCTGCAATTCCAAAACGGAATAAACGGACAATAGAGATAGAGCCATTTCAGCAAGCTGAGACTAAACCACAACCTGTAGTAACTGAAATGATGGCTGAATTACAACAGTCTCAGTACAAACTTCCCTTTAGCAAGGCAGAAAAAATATTAGGCTATGAACCCATCATTTCCTTCGACGAAGGTTGCCGTCGCTCTATAAAGTGGTTGGCAGAGACCAAACAATTCCATCAACTACTAAAGCTAGTTGAGATCGATTAA
- a CDS encoding GMC oxidoreductase produces the protein MMIDARSLPPDEVLETHVCIIGAGPAGITLAREFANQDFQVCLLESGGLEFDPEVQSLSAGTVIGDPYPEVSSTRLRQFGGTSHTWEGQNGYKEYGFRCLPLDEIDFEQRDWVPYSGWPFTKAHLNPFYERAHEVCQIGPYAYDPEDWQDRRAKPLAFKSDRVTTSMSQYAPRYPFTEGYREEIRRSPNIKTILYANVVEIVTDETRQAVTRLRIASFPDRQFWLNAKVFILATGGLENARLMLASNRQQPAGLGNQNDLVGRFFMDRPILSCTLFPYSHKLLEQTALYDIYRTKGVPVMARVHLTEDLMRRERLLNNGAQIFPRPLQHQREATLALRSLVSAIRERKPLEDWFKHVSVALKGSDYIMASGFWAAIRQLPTLRRGAWSYLPYEKRRFSQFEIFYQIEQTPDPNNRVMLSAERDRFGQNKVEIHWRLNEIDIQNATRVQEIWAEEFDKAGLGELQFARKREDWKLEKPAMHHHMGTTRMHDNPKQGVVDANCKVHNIANLFIAGCSVFPTAGYANPTLTIIALSLRLADRIKTLMQ, from the coding sequence ATGATGATTGATGCGCGATCGCTACCACCAGATGAAGTACTGGAAACACATGTTTGCATTATTGGGGCTGGGCCAGCAGGCATTACCTTAGCCCGAGAGTTTGCCAACCAGGATTTTCAGGTTTGTTTGCTAGAAAGTGGCGGATTGGAATTCGATCCGGAAGTTCAATCTTTGAGCGCTGGCACTGTAATTGGCGATCCTTATCCCGAGGTCAGTAGTACACGCCTTCGTCAATTTGGCGGTACTTCTCATACTTGGGAAGGGCAGAATGGTTATAAGGAATACGGCTTTCGGTGCTTGCCCCTCGATGAAATTGACTTCGAGCAGCGAGACTGGGTGCCTTATAGTGGCTGGCCTTTTACCAAGGCGCATCTAAATCCATTCTACGAGCGAGCGCATGAGGTTTGCCAAATAGGCCCTTATGCTTACGATCCTGAGGATTGGCAAGATCGACGAGCAAAGCCATTAGCTTTTAAGAGCGATCGCGTTACCACGTCCATGAGCCAATATGCTCCCCGCTATCCCTTTACGGAAGGGTATCGAGAGGAAATTAGGCGATCGCCAAATATCAAAACAATCCTTTATGCCAATGTAGTTGAAATCGTTACCGACGAAACAAGGCAAGCAGTCACGCGCTTGCGTATTGCCTCATTCCCAGATCGACAATTCTGGCTGAACGCCAAGGTATTTATTTTGGCTACAGGGGGACTAGAAAATGCCCGTTTAATGTTGGCTTCTAACCGCCAGCAACCAGCAGGATTGGGCAATCAAAACGATTTAGTGGGTCGATTCTTTATGGATCGCCCCATTTTAAGCTGTACGCTATTTCCGTACAGCCATAAACTACTGGAGCAAACTGCCCTGTACGATATTTATCGAACTAAGGGAGTTCCAGTTATGGCGAGAGTTCATCTCACAGAGGATTTGATGCGCCGCGAACGCCTTTTGAATAACGGTGCTCAAATCTTCCCTCGACCGTTACAACATCAACGGGAGGCTACTCTTGCCCTCCGTTCTCTAGTCTCTGCAATTCGCGAGCGCAAACCGCTTGAGGATTGGTTTAAGCATGTGAGTGTAGCACTGAAGGGCAGTGACTATATTATGGCATCAGGATTCTGGGCAGCAATCCGACAGTTGCCGACACTGCGACGCGGTGCCTGGTCTTACCTACCCTACGAAAAAAGACGGTTTTCTCAGTTTGAGATCTTCTATCAAATCGAACAAACTCCCGATCCTAATAACCGCGTGATGCTAAGTGCAGAGCGCGATCGCTTCGGTCAAAACAAAGTCGAGATTCACTGGCGTTTAAACGAGATAGACATTCAAAATGCCACTCGGGTACAGGAGATTTGGGCAGAAGAGTTTGACAAAGCAGGGCTGGGTGAATTGCAGTTTGCGCGGAAACGAGAAGATTGGAAATTAGAGAAACCTGCGATGCACCACCACATGGGCACCACCCGGATGCACGACAATCCCAAACAGGGAGTAGTTGATGCCAACTGTAAAGTTCATAACATTGCAAATCTATTCATAGCTGGTTGTTCTGTATTCCCCACCGCAGGGTATGCTAACCCCACACTTACAATTATTGCCTTATCTCTGAGACTAGCAGATCGTATCAAAACATTGATGCAATAA
- a CDS encoding DUF6298 domain-containing protein yields the protein MSKSQYLLSRKTIGLLGLFVIVLCISLLANKIPRIATKILHLPSEIQRIVKFNLSPNIAVTSRDKISIQPLTEMRATSATGVLRVNPTNPRYFTDGGGKAVYLTGSHTWSNLQDSGGSPFPPKFDYATYLGFLQKNNHNFFRLWTWETSGPWIQTTVKNYWFYPIPYQRIGSDKALDGEPKFDLTQFNQAYFDRLRERVKEAGNRGIYVSVMLFNGWSVDNGKGNFHSSNPWRTHPFNKANNINGIDGDFNGDNNGEEIHTLVSPAVTAIQDAYVRKVIDTVNDFDNVLYEISNESNKDSQDWQYHMTTYIKNYERRKPKQHPVGMTAFDELKSNSPLFDSPADWISPIGDIDERPVASGKKVILADTDHLCGICGNNPQWVWKSFTNGENPIFMDAYDNAFVLGSTLINQAPPDSLNYSPWVVLRRYLGYTLTYANRMNLAAMTPQGDLASTGYCLANPASSGAEYLVYAPSGGRTIVDLSATKHELVAEWLNPSTGIVTSGIKTAGGGNRSFFPPFSGEAVLYIKDASPTYSQS from the coding sequence ATGTCTAAATCTCAATATTTGCTTTCGAGAAAAACTATTGGGCTATTAGGACTTTTTGTTATTGTCCTATGTATTTCCCTTTTAGCAAATAAAATTCCTCGAATCGCAACTAAAATTCTTCACTTACCGAGCGAAATACAAAGAATTGTCAAGTTTAATTTAAGCCCTAATATTGCTGTTACTTCTAGGGATAAAATTTCAATCCAACCCTTAACAGAGATGCGAGCTACTTCGGCAACTGGAGTGTTACGGGTTAATCCAACAAATCCACGCTACTTTACTGATGGTGGAGGTAAAGCTGTTTACCTGACTGGGTCGCACACATGGTCAAATTTGCAGGATAGTGGGGGTTCCCCCTTCCCCCCCAAGTTCGACTATGCTACCTATCTGGGTTTCTTACAGAAAAATAATCATAATTTTTTTCGTTTATGGACTTGGGAGACATCCGGTCCCTGGATACAAACAACCGTTAAAAATTACTGGTTCTATCCAATACCATATCAGCGTATTGGTTCCGATAAAGCGCTAGATGGAGAACCAAAATTTGATTTAACTCAATTTAATCAAGCCTACTTTGATAGGTTGCGCGAACGGGTTAAAGAAGCAGGCAATCGGGGAATTTACGTTTCCGTGATGCTTTTTAATGGTTGGAGTGTAGACAATGGGAAAGGGAATTTCCATAGTAGCAATCCTTGGAGAACACACCCTTTTAATAAAGCAAATAATATTAATGGAATTGATGGTGATTTCAATGGTGATAACAATGGAGAAGAAATTCACACATTGGTTTCACCTGCAGTAACAGCAATACAGGACGCATACGTTCGTAAAGTTATCGACACTGTGAATGATTTCGATAATGTCCTTTATGAGATCAGTAATGAAAGTAATAAGGATTCTCAGGATTGGCAATATCACATGACTACCTATATAAAAAACTATGAGAGAAGAAAACCTAAACAACATCCTGTTGGGATGACTGCATTTGACGAACTTAAGTCTAATTCACCTCTTTTTGATAGTCCCGCTGATTGGATATCTCCTATTGGAGATATTGACGAGCGTCCTGTTGCTAGCGGCAAGAAGGTAATTCTTGCAGATACAGATCATTTATGCGGAATTTGTGGGAATAACCCGCAGTGGGTATGGAAGAGCTTTACAAATGGAGAGAATCCAATTTTTATGGATGCTTATGATAATGCCTTTGTCTTAGGATCAACTTTGATAAATCAAGCACCACCAGATTCACTAAATTATAGTCCGTGGGTCGTGTTACGACGTTATTTAGGATACACTCTAACCTACGCCAATCGGATGAATTTGGCTGCAATGACCCCACAAGGCGATCTGGCATCTACGGGGTATTGTCTAGCTAACCCTGCGTCAAGTGGTGCGGAATATTTAGTTTACGCTCCCTCGGGTGGTAGAACGATCGTCGATCTATCAGCTACTAAGCATGAATTAGTAGCCGAATGGCTGAATCCAAGCACTGGCATAGTTACCAGTGGAATTAAAACGGCTGGAGGCGGCAATCGTTCATTTTTCCCTCCGTTTAGTGGAGAAGCAGTACTTTACATCAAAGATGCTTCCCCTACCTATTCACAGTCCTAG
- a CDS encoding ABC transporter ATP-binding protein gives MNYLSRFLYVIPAQKAKLILIVFLFITISALDALGIGLVGPFIALAVKPEMIQHNIWLFNFQEYLGLKSAKHFIALLGLSIVVVFYFKSFLYYQIQNYVLKFCYTQQVLLRLRMLHTYLSLPYTFYLKTNSAHVIQNISGESANFTYSIAIPLLNSIANAFVLIVLLLLLVKTDLLATVSVLGLLLVGIAPFHYFRHKVARWGKEGLEANTETIRIVNHAIGGLKATKLIGCEGFFENQLVAQANKYARAASLFHSFQQLPRIVIETLLITFVVGFVSLSLIFVERSENLVSVLSIFAVASIRIIPSASQLVTCMGVLRNAKPTLDRLYLDLKELEKPDSVRYLAMSPTSTSSDISRNHNIDSLNIDRVGGSQAFTDRIAIDRVNYCYPEASTNALKDVGLTIRKGESIALIGKSGSGKTTLVDVFLGLLIPQSGDIQVDGLSIYNNLRSWQNLIGYIPQSIFLMDDTIERNIAFGLPDSQIDKQKLDRAVRMAQLSELVEQLPDGLQTFVGENGVRLSGGQRQRIGIARALYHDREILVLDEATSALDNETESLIGDALRELSGTKTTIVIAHRLTTVEHCDRIYEMNSGRIVRSGSYQEIVIEGQNYQS, from the coding sequence ATGAATTATCTATCTAGATTTTTGTATGTTATTCCTGCCCAAAAAGCAAAACTTATACTGATTGTATTTCTTTTTATCACAATCTCTGCATTGGACGCTCTAGGCATTGGTCTCGTCGGTCCATTTATTGCTTTAGCAGTAAAACCAGAAATGATTCAACACAATATCTGGTTATTCAACTTTCAAGAGTATTTGGGATTAAAGAGTGCCAAACATTTTATTGCCTTATTAGGACTATCAATTGTTGTAGTTTTTTACTTTAAATCATTTCTCTACTACCAAATACAGAATTATGTATTGAAGTTCTGCTATACTCAGCAGGTCTTGCTTCGCCTCAGGATGTTGCATACTTATCTATCGCTACCCTATACATTTTATCTAAAAACTAATTCCGCTCATGTAATTCAGAATATCTCCGGCGAGTCTGCAAATTTCACCTATTCGATTGCCATCCCACTTTTGAATTCGATTGCCAATGCTTTTGTTCTCATCGTTCTTTTATTGTTGCTGGTAAAGACAGACTTACTAGCTACAGTCAGTGTTTTAGGGCTTCTTTTAGTAGGCATTGCTCCATTTCACTATTTCAGGCACAAAGTCGCTCGTTGGGGTAAAGAAGGGCTAGAGGCAAATACTGAAACTATCAGGATTGTCAATCATGCAATTGGAGGATTAAAAGCAACAAAACTGATTGGATGCGAAGGCTTTTTTGAAAACCAATTAGTCGCTCAAGCCAATAAGTATGCAAGAGCAGCTAGCCTTTTTCATTCTTTTCAACAGCTCCCTCGAATTGTTATAGAAACTCTTTTAATTACGTTTGTTGTTGGGTTTGTTTCCCTATCTTTAATTTTTGTAGAGAGATCGGAAAACTTAGTTTCGGTTTTGAGTATTTTTGCAGTTGCTTCAATTCGCATAATACCATCAGCTAGCCAGCTTGTAACTTGTATGGGTGTGCTGAGAAATGCAAAGCCTACACTTGATAGACTCTATCTAGATTTGAAGGAATTAGAGAAACCAGATTCTGTGAGATATCTTGCAATGTCCCCTACCTCGACTTCAAGTGACATTTCCAGAAATCATAATATCGATAGCTTGAATATTGATAGAGTAGGAGGGTCTCAAGCTTTCACGGATCGCATAGCCATTGATAGAGTAAATTACTGTTACCCTGAAGCTTCTACAAATGCACTGAAAGATGTTGGCTTGACGATTCGAAAGGGGGAATCGATCGCTTTAATTGGTAAGTCAGGATCTGGCAAAACTACTCTCGTTGATGTTTTCTTAGGGTTATTGATTCCTCAGTCTGGTGATATTCAAGTTGATGGTTTGTCTATATACAACAATCTGCGATCCTGGCAAAATCTGATTGGCTACATACCTCAGTCCATTTTTCTAATGGATGACACTATTGAGAGAAATATTGCATTTGGCTTACCAGACAGTCAAATTGATAAGCAAAAACTCGATCGTGCGGTCAGAATGGCTCAACTCTCAGAGCTAGTAGAACAACTGCCAGATGGTCTGCAAACCTTTGTTGGAGAAAATGGAGTTCGTCTTTCTGGGGGGCAACGTCAAAGGATCGGCATCGCCAGAGCACTTTACCACGATCGCGAAATATTGGTGTTAGACGAGGCAACTTCTGCCTTGGATAATGAAACGGAAAGTTTGATTGGCGATGCACTGCGAGAATTAAGCGGTACTAAAACAACGATCGTGATTGCCCATCGTTTAACAACGGTAGAACATTGCGATCGCATTTATGAAATGAACAGTGGACGCATCGTTAGAAGTGGTAGCTATCAAGAAATTGTCATAGAAGGCCAAAACTACCAGAGTTAA
- a CDS encoding NAD-dependent epimerase/dehydratase family protein yields the protein MKILITGGAGFIGKWLIEKIPPEVEIVVIDSLDKQVHRKSQDFAPELIARAKCIKADVQEIADYRESVEGTDVIVHLAAQTGTGQSMYEISRYVQDNANGTAKLLELISALDRKPRRIVLSSSRAVYGDGAYTNGQNVLYPKGRSLENLQRGIWEVCGSEGEILTPLPMQETHLTKPTSVYGLTKLWQEQLLENYCESQAIDLVTLRFQNVYGPKQELGNPYTGIIGIFTNAISQGSPLEIFEDGLVTRDFVFIGDVADAVIKCVADTRPLTTTINVGSGRAVTLIEVVETIAQLLHKKADFSVSGRFRVGDVRHAVADMNHYETIFGKWQPTSLKAGLAQYLEWYLHQEPLNPSTLQASLKEMEQKGLLLAKHT from the coding sequence ATGAAAATTCTCATTACTGGTGGAGCTGGCTTTATCGGCAAGTGGTTGATTGAGAAGATACCACCTGAAGTTGAGATTGTTGTCATAGACTCTCTAGACAAGCAAGTTCACCGCAAGTCTCAGGATTTTGCACCAGAGTTAATAGCACGTGCTAAATGCATTAAAGCCGACGTTCAAGAGATCGCCGATTACCGAGAGAGCGTAGAAGGGACGGATGTAATCGTTCATTTGGCAGCTCAAACTGGAACAGGTCAGTCAATGTATGAAATCAGCCGTTACGTGCAGGACAATGCAAATGGTACGGCAAAGTTACTTGAGTTGATTTCAGCGCTCGATCGCAAACCTCGTCGCATAGTCTTGTCTTCCAGTCGAGCAGTTTATGGTGATGGGGCTTATACCAACGGACAGAACGTCCTTTACCCCAAAGGGCGATCGCTAGAAAATTTACAACGAGGAATTTGGGAGGTTTGTGGCTCTGAAGGTGAAATATTAACGCCGTTGCCTATGCAGGAAACCCATCTCACCAAACCGACTTCTGTCTATGGCTTAACCAAACTATGGCAAGAGCAGTTACTAGAAAATTACTGCGAGAGCCAAGCGATCGATCTAGTGACGCTCCGTTTTCAGAATGTTTATGGCCCGAAGCAAGAACTAGGAAACCCATACACTGGGATTATTGGCATTTTCACCAATGCGATCTCGCAAGGCAGTCCGTTAGAAATTTTTGAAGATGGGCTGGTAACAAGAGATTTTGTATTCATCGGCGATGTTGCTGATGCTGTAATTAAATGTGTCGCTGACACAAGACCGCTGACCACTACTATTAATGTAGGTAGCGGTCGAGCTGTTACTCTGATCGAAGTAGTAGAAACCATCGCCCAGCTTTTGCATAAAAAAGCAGACTTTAGTGTCTCAGGGCGTTTCCGTGTAGGGGATGTTCGCCATGCTGTTGCTGACATGAATCACTATGAAACCATATTTGGGAAATGGCAACCCACATCTCTCAAAGCTGGACTAGCTCAATATCTTGAGTGGTATTTACATCAGGAGCCTCTTAACCCAAGTACTTTACAAGCATCATTAAAAGAAATGGAGCAGAAAGGTTTGTTATTAGCTAAACATACTTAG